In one Mustelus asterias unplaced genomic scaffold, sMusAst1.hap1.1 HAP1_SCAFFOLD_1046, whole genome shotgun sequence genomic region, the following are encoded:
- the LOC144487804 gene encoding uncharacterized protein LOC144487804: MTETAAAETAPPAAPAQVKSPRKKKAAPRPAAAGPKLGEQILNVVAGCSDRNGMSLAAIKKALAGSGVDVGKRGSQIRLTIKRKVEKGSLVQTKGQGASGSFKLAQKESPGKMGKKVKKPTAKKSLVKKTAAKKVTTKKPAAKKPAAKETPVKKSTVKKTSSKKAATPKKAVKKAALKKKSPVKKVTGRNYKLEDTLMKIKMMKQIYCRENPDLPLGSSRMLLFDVGENMIADDGFDPSTSGLWVQPLCPETLPLPVYSCCVAVGHRSVTVIGQRAGVHTGPIRHRAAVKVRPVASVPGPGS; the protein is encoded by the exons atgactgaaactgcggccgccgaaacggctcctccagccgctcccgctcaagtGAAGTCTCCCAGGAAGAAGAAGGCGGCTCCCCGACCTGCGGCAGCCGGTCCCAAGTTAGGCGAGCAGATCCTCAATGTTGTGGCGGGTTGCAGCGATCGCAATGGGATGTCCCTGGCCGCGataaagaaagctttggctggcagtggagtggatgtggggaagcgcggctcccagatcaggttaactatcaagaggaaggtggagaaaggctctctggtgcagacaaag GGACAGGGCGCCTCCGGCTCCTTCAAACTCGCTCAGAAGGAAAGCCcggggaaaatgggaaagaaggtGAAGAAACCAACAGCCAAGAAATCTTTAGTAAAGAAAACAGCGGCCAAGAAGGTGACAACAAAGAAACCCGCAGCCAAGAAACCTGCAGCAAAGGaaactccagtgaagaaatcaacagtgaagaaaacaagcagcaagaaggcggcaactccaaaaaaggcggtGAAGAAAGCAGCCCTGAAGAAAAAGTCTCCTGTGAAGAAGGTCACGGGCAGAAA TTATAAACTGGAGGATACA TTAATGAAAATCAAGATGATGAAACAAATTTACTGTCGAGAAAACCCAGATTTACCTTTGGGCAGCAGCCGAATGTTACTATTTGATGTTGGTGAGAACATGATAGCAGatgatggtttcgatccatcgacctctgggttatgggtccAGCCACTCTGCCCCGAAACGTTGCCGCTTCCTGTCTATTCCTGTTGCGTGG CTGTCGGTCACAGGTCGGTGACTGTGATTGGACAGAGGGCGGGGGTACACACTGGTCCCATCAGACACCGGGCGGCGGTAAAGGTCCGGCCCGTGGcttcagtccccgggcccggatcctGA